A part of Deinococcus roseus genomic DNA contains:
- a CDS encoding cupin domain-containing protein — MESTLPTCTVVRSEEQYRGKQGLQYQMGISAQSTASQGLCLHLNTFLPGARAKAHLHQNHETAIYMLKGAVGMWYGEGLKEHLVVQAGDYLYIPANMPHLPYNLSETEEALAVLSRTDPNEQESVTLLPELDLVHL, encoded by the coding sequence ATGGAAAGCACCTTACCCACCTGCACCGTGGTTCGCTCCGAAGAACAGTACAGAGGCAAACAGGGTTTGCAGTACCAGATGGGCATCTCTGCCCAGAGCACGGCATCTCAGGGCCTCTGCCTGCACCTCAACACCTTTCTTCCGGGAGCGAGGGCCAAAGCCCACCTGCACCAGAACCATGAAACGGCCATTTACATGCTGAAAGGCGCAGTGGGGATGTGGTACGGCGAGGGTTTGAAAGAGCATCTGGTGGTGCAGGCGGGAGATTACCTGTACATTCCAGCCAACATGCCCCACCTGCCTTACAACCTCAGCGAAACCGAGGAGGCCCTGGCTGTGCTGTCCCGCACCGATCCCAATGAACAGGAAAGCGTCACCCTGCTGCCTGAACTGGACCTTGTGCACCTCTGA
- the fabF gene encoding beta-ketoacyl-ACP synthase II, with translation MTGVGPVTPIGVGAEAFLEGQHSGKSGVGPLTYFDGSMINSRIVGEIHLDFLKWLDPKESKRMDRFVKLAMVGAALALEDAGLKEEDVVGEHAGALIGSGIGGLESYQEAAVTFVNKGANRISPFFIPTMIANMAAGQVAMRYGLMGPSSTVVTACATGSGAIGDAFRIIQRGEADIMLTGGAEAAITGMSMGGFASMKALSTRNDAPEKASRPFTASRDGFVMGEGAGIVVLEELEHALKRGARIYAEVVGYGTSADAYHMTMPAPEGRGAALAMRRALKSAGVEPEQIGYVNAHGTSTPANDLAETQALKSVFGDHAYKLAVSSTKSQTGHLLGAAGAVEAIACAQALKYGVLPPTINYDDPDPELDLDYIPNQAREQQVEYAMSNSFAFGGQNAVLVFKRYV, from the coding sequence ATGACAGGGGTGGGTCCAGTGACACCCATCGGAGTGGGTGCAGAGGCTTTTCTGGAAGGACAGCACTCTGGCAAAAGTGGAGTGGGACCGCTGACGTATTTTGATGGCAGCATGATCAACAGCCGAATTGTGGGCGAAATTCACCTGGATTTCTTGAAATGGCTGGATCCCAAAGAATCCAAACGCATGGACCGTTTTGTCAAACTGGCCATGGTGGGGGCTGCCCTGGCCCTGGAAGATGCAGGTTTGAAAGAAGAAGACGTGGTCGGAGAGCATGCCGGTGCACTGATTGGCAGTGGAATTGGAGGACTTGAGTCCTACCAGGAAGCTGCGGTCACTTTTGTGAACAAGGGGGCCAACCGGATTTCTCCTTTTTTCATTCCTACCATGATTGCCAACATGGCTGCAGGTCAGGTGGCCATGCGTTATGGCCTGATGGGACCCAGCAGCACTGTGGTGACCGCCTGTGCAACGGGAAGTGGAGCCATTGGGGATGCTTTCCGCATCATCCAGCGCGGTGAAGCTGACATCATGCTGACGGGGGGCGCAGAGGCTGCCATCACAGGCATGTCCATGGGTGGCTTTGCCAGCATGAAGGCCCTGTCCACCCGCAACGATGCCCCTGAGAAAGCCAGCCGTCCGTTCACAGCATCCAGAGATGGTTTCGTGATGGGTGAAGGGGCTGGAATTGTGGTGCTCGAAGAACTGGAACATGCCCTGAAACGCGGTGCCCGCATTTACGCTGAAGTGGTGGGTTATGGCACCAGTGCAGATGCGTATCACATGACCATGCCTGCTCCAGAAGGACGTGGGGCTGCCCTGGCCATGCGCCGTGCGCTCAAAAGTGCTGGTGTGGAGCCCGAGCAGATTGGTTATGTGAATGCCCACGGCACTTCCACCCCTGCCAACGATCTGGCCGAAACCCAGGCTCTAAAGTCTGTGTTCGGAGACCATGCTTACAAGCTGGCCGTGAGCAGCACCAAGTCCCAGACGGGCCACCTGCTGGGTGCTGCAGGGGCTGTGGAGGCCATTGCCTGCGCCCAGGCCCTCAAGTATGGAGTGCTGCCTCCCACCATCAATTACGATGATCCTGATCCCGAGCTGGATCTGGATTACATTCCCAACCAGGCCAGAGAACAGCAGGTGGAGTACGCCATGTCCAACTCCTTTGCGTTCGGGGGCCAGAACGCTGTGCTGGTTTTCAAACGTTATGTTTGA
- the rapZ gene encoding RNase adapter RapZ, with amino-acid sequence MEVVIISGLSGSGKNTALKALEEAGFFVMDNLVPVLWDQMYEQALSHGIQKYAFTVDARMWAFLDQLDQQLQEFLQRSGARVLFLEASEDVLLQRYNLTRRKHPLGERSLLMDFYREKEMLASLREAADLVVDTTELSEKQLARKVEQIFSIHSKFTLRLFSFGFKHGVPRDADLVLDVRGLPNPFYDTQLRPLTGLDDGVKNYVFTPETHTYYQTLVHFLKSTLNLAEKAGRRAYTVAVGCTGGRHRSVAITEALMHDLETYNPQLKDHRDIQKGEY; translated from the coding sequence ATGGAAGTGGTGATCATTTCTGGACTCTCCGGCTCAGGCAAGAACACGGCCCTGAAAGCCCTGGAAGAAGCCGGATTTTTTGTGATGGACAACCTCGTACCCGTGCTCTGGGACCAGATGTATGAGCAGGCCCTCAGCCATGGGATTCAAAAATACGCATTCACTGTCGATGCCCGCATGTGGGCTTTTCTGGACCAGCTGGACCAGCAACTGCAGGAATTTTTGCAACGCTCAGGGGCAAGGGTGCTCTTTCTGGAAGCTTCCGAAGATGTCTTGTTGCAACGCTACAACCTCACCCGGCGCAAGCACCCCCTGGGAGAACGTTCCCTCCTGATGGATTTCTACCGGGAAAAAGAAATGCTGGCTTCGCTCAGGGAAGCCGCAGATCTGGTGGTGGACACCACCGAGCTTTCAGAGAAACAACTGGCCCGCAAAGTCGAGCAGATTTTCAGCATCCATTCCAAGTTCACCCTGCGCCTGTTTTCCTTTGGGTTCAAACACGGGGTGCCCAGAGATGCCGATCTGGTGCTGGACGTGCGCGGGTTGCCCAACCCTTTTTATGACACCCAGCTCAGGCCCCTCACCGGTCTGGACGATGGCGTCAAAAACTACGTCTTTACCCCGGAAACCCACACTTACTACCAGACCCTGGTGCACTTCCTGAAAAGCACCCTGAATCTGGCCGAAAAAGCGGGACGTCGCGCTTACACCGTGGCCGTGGGCTGCACGGGAGGCCGCCACCGCAGCGTGGCCATCACCGAAGCCCTGATGCACGATCTGGAGACGTACAACCCTCAACTCAAAGACCACCGGGACATTCAAAAAGGGGAGTACTGA
- the glgP gene encoding alpha-glucan family phosphorylase produces MNTLNKVTVMPNLPKRIERLQDLAYNLYWSWTPRAQDLYRDLNPDIWERYHNNPVRTLIEISQKDVQAALKDPEYLERYDQVIKDFDAYMKQKKTWYSRQKQKLSGKVAYFSAEFAYAESLPIYSGGLGVLAGDHCKSASDVGLPFVGVGLLYHQGYFTQLLDKDGWQQERYDEQNLSTLPIELARKDGRELRVHVDILGRDVQSRVWILQVGRIKVYLMDTNVPENSPEDRNLTARLYGGNQEMRIAQEMVLGIGGVRALRALGENIAIWHMNEGHAAFMGLERVREYEQQLGLSFREAVELAAASTLFTTHTPVPAGNDAFPMDLIDRYLGSWYNALNVGREEFQELARHDQPWGPTFSMTVLALKLSRAANGVSALHGEVSRKMWNFLYPGAHHSEVPIGHVTNGAHTLTFLAQELRDLFDQYLTEDWKERVHEKEIWQDLDKIPDAEFTQTLHNLKKKMTGFVRERLRRQYLRHGASAARVASAEQVLDTHALTIGFARRFATYKRATLLFRDLDRLKRIVNNPERPVQFVFAGKAHPADNPGKEFIQQIYRYAQDPELKGKIVIVENYDMEVARHLVQGVDVWLNNPRRPLEASGTSGMKASFNGSPNLSILDGWWVEGFDDKNTNGWAIGEEREYENLDVQDDADAYSLYDLLENQIVPVYYERDDSKVRYKWMNIARQAIKTVGPQFSMSRQVIDYTRQYYTALDARAQVISKDDLKAIRHIAGWKNWVRQQWSRLQVEAFSELPEQAKPGDTVKVFVRVQTAGIDPETLRVEGVIRRQSDDVRNFGILTLQSTHDGWAEYAGEVALPESGTFEVGARVLPYLPDLSTPLELGLIRWA; encoded by the coding sequence TTGAATACCTTAAACAAAGTCACCGTGATGCCCAACCTGCCCAAGCGCATCGAGCGCCTGCAGGATCTTGCTTACAACCTTTACTGGTCCTGGACCCCCAGAGCACAGGACCTGTACCGCGATCTGAACCCAGACATTTGGGAGCGCTACCACAACAACCCGGTGCGCACCCTGATTGAAATCAGCCAGAAAGACGTGCAAGCCGCCCTCAAAGACCCCGAGTACCTGGAGCGCTACGACCAGGTGATCAAAGACTTCGATGCTTACATGAAGCAAAAGAAGACCTGGTACTCCAGGCAGAAGCAGAAACTCAGCGGCAAAGTGGCTTACTTCAGTGCTGAGTTCGCCTACGCAGAAAGCCTCCCCATCTACTCCGGTGGTCTAGGCGTGCTGGCCGGCGACCACTGCAAGAGTGCTTCCGATGTGGGTCTGCCTTTTGTGGGCGTGGGCCTGCTTTACCATCAGGGCTACTTCACCCAGTTGCTGGACAAAGACGGCTGGCAGCAAGAGCGTTACGACGAGCAGAACCTCTCCACATTGCCCATCGAACTGGCCCGCAAAGATGGCCGGGAACTGCGCGTGCACGTGGACATTCTGGGCCGCGATGTGCAGTCCCGCGTGTGGATCCTGCAGGTGGGCCGCATCAAGGTTTACCTGATGGACACCAACGTTCCCGAAAACTCCCCCGAAGACCGCAACCTGACCGCCCGTCTGTACGGCGGCAACCAGGAAATGCGCATCGCCCAGGAAATGGTGCTGGGCATTGGTGGGGTGCGTGCCCTGCGTGCCCTCGGAGAGAACATTGCCATCTGGCACATGAACGAAGGCCACGCTGCCTTCATGGGTCTGGAGCGCGTGCGTGAATACGAGCAGCAACTGGGCCTGTCTTTCAGAGAAGCCGTGGAACTGGCCGCTGCCAGCACCCTCTTCACCACCCACACCCCCGTGCCTGCCGGAAACGACGCTTTCCCCATGGATTTGATTGACCGTTACCTGGGCAGCTGGTACAACGCCCTGAACGTGGGCCGCGAAGAATTCCAGGAACTGGCCCGCCACGACCAGCCCTGGGGCCCCACCTTCAGCATGACCGTGCTGGCCCTCAAACTGTCCCGCGCTGCCAACGGCGTGTCCGCCCTGCACGGCGAAGTCTCCAGAAAAATGTGGAACTTCCTGTACCCCGGTGCCCACCACAGCGAAGTGCCCATCGGACACGTCACCAACGGCGCACACACCCTGACCTTCCTGGCCCAGGAACTGCGCGACCTCTTTGACCAGTACCTCACCGAGGACTGGAAAGAGCGGGTGCACGAGAAAGAAATCTGGCAGGACCTGGACAAGATTCCTGACGCTGAATTCACCCAGACCCTGCACAACCTGAAGAAGAAAATGACCGGCTTTGTGCGGGAGCGCCTGAGGCGCCAGTACCTGCGCCATGGCGCCAGTGCTGCCCGTGTGGCCAGTGCAGAACAGGTGCTGGACACCCACGCCCTGACCATCGGCTTTGCCCGCCGCTTTGCCACTTACAAACGCGCCACCCTGCTGTTCAGAGACCTGGACCGCCTGAAACGCATCGTGAACAACCCCGAGCGTCCTGTGCAGTTCGTGTTCGCCGGGAAAGCCCACCCTGCCGACAACCCCGGCAAGGAGTTCATCCAGCAGATCTACCGTTACGCCCAGGACCCCGAGCTGAAAGGCAAAATCGTGATCGTGGAGAACTACGACATGGAAGTGGCCCGTCACCTCGTGCAGGGTGTGGACGTGTGGCTGAACAACCCCCGCCGTCCCCTGGAAGCGTCTGGCACCTCCGGCATGAAAGCCTCCTTCAACGGCAGCCCCAACCTCTCCATCCTGGACGGTTGGTGGGTGGAAGGCTTCGACGACAAGAACACCAACGGCTGGGCCATCGGTGAAGAGCGCGAATACGAAAACCTGGATGTTCAGGACGACGCAGACGCTTACAGCCTCTATGACCTGCTGGAAAACCAGATTGTTCCCGTCTACTACGAGCGCGATGACTCCAAGGTGCGCTACAAGTGGATGAACATTGCCCGTCAGGCCATCAAGACCGTGGGACCCCAGTTCAGCATGTCCCGTCAGGTCATTGATTACACCCGCCAGTACTACACCGCCCTGGACGCCCGTGCTCAGGTGATCAGCAAAGATGACCTCAAAGCCATCCGTCACATTGCAGGCTGGAAGAACTGGGTGCGCCAGCAGTGGAGCCGCCTGCAGGTGGAAGCCTTCAGCGAACTCCCCGAGCAGGCCAAACCTGGCGACACTGTGAAGGTGTTCGTGCGTGTGCAGACCGCTGGCATTGACCCCGAAACCCTCCGGGTGGAAGGCGTGATCCGCCGCCAGAGCGACGACGTGCGCAACTTTGGCATCCTGACCCTGCAAAGCACCCACGATGGCTGGGCCGAATACGCTGGCGAAGTGGCCCTCCCCGAAAGCGGCACCTTCGAGGTTGGCGCACGGGTCCTGCCTTACCTCCCTGACCTCAGCACACCCCTGGAACTCGGCTTGATCCGCTGGGCCTGA
- the dxs gene encoding 1-deoxy-D-xylulose-5-phosphate synthase yields MQASEPAQKGHIVLLDRINGPEDLKNLSREELSQVAQELRQEIIQVCAESGGHLASSLGAVELITALHHVFDSPRDRILFDVGHQAYAHKILTGRRSRMQTIRKEGGLSGFTKVSESEHDGITVGHASTSLANALGMAFARDALGQNYNIAAVIGDGSLTGGMALAAINQIGYQQKRMLIILNDNEMSISENVGALNRYMRTLQIQRWFQDVEDAGKKALQAFSRPLAQMVSRAKDSARNFFDPASDNPFKAMNVRYVGPIDGHDLGQLVYVLSKLKDLDGPTMLHVVTKKGKGLEYAEKDPIKWHGAVPHDPKTGTAPASKGYSWSAAFGDAMIELAKEDPRLFVITPAMREGSGLVKYSQTHPHRYTDVGIAEDVAVTVGAGMALQGLKPVVAIYSTFLQRGFDQVLHDVAIENLPVIFAIDRGGMVGADGATHHGVFDLAYLRTIPNVSIALPKDTSELRGLFKAALKHGGPVAIRYPRGNTDQVPEGTWPEVQWGTWEWLNPSEEVVVLAGGKALEYARKAVADLPGVGLVNARFVKPLDEEMLEYIGRTARAIVTVEDHQKMGGFGSAVLEFLADRGLTPKVRVLGIPDQFYDHAEVSSIHAQAGIDSQAIRTVLAELGVDVPIEI; encoded by the coding sequence ATGCAGGCCAGTGAGCCTGCCCAGAAAGGACACATTGTGCTACTGGACCGCATCAATGGCCCCGAGGATCTGAAGAACCTCTCCAGAGAAGAACTGTCTCAGGTGGCTCAGGAACTGCGCCAGGAAATCATCCAGGTTTGCGCGGAAAGCGGAGGCCACCTGGCCAGCAGCCTGGGAGCAGTGGAACTGATCACTGCCCTGCACCATGTGTTTGACAGCCCACGTGACCGCATCCTGTTTGATGTGGGGCACCAGGCTTACGCCCACAAAATCCTCACCGGGCGCAGAAGTCGCATGCAAACCATCCGCAAGGAAGGTGGGCTTTCGGGGTTCACCAAAGTCAGTGAGTCCGAGCATGACGGCATCACGGTGGGTCATGCCAGCACCAGTCTGGCCAATGCGCTGGGCATGGCGTTTGCCAGAGATGCCCTGGGCCAGAATTACAACATCGCTGCGGTGATTGGAGATGGAAGCCTGACCGGAGGCATGGCCCTCGCTGCCATCAACCAGATTGGGTACCAGCAGAAACGCATGCTGATCATCCTGAATGACAACGAGATGAGCATCTCGGAGAACGTGGGAGCACTGAACCGCTACATGCGCACCCTGCAAATCCAGCGCTGGTTTCAGGATGTGGAAGATGCCGGGAAAAAAGCCCTGCAGGCTTTCAGCCGCCCGCTGGCCCAGATGGTATCCCGTGCCAAGGACAGTGCCCGAAACTTCTTTGATCCCGCTTCCGACAATCCCTTCAAGGCCATGAATGTGCGCTATGTTGGCCCCATCGACGGGCACGATCTGGGGCAACTGGTGTATGTGCTGTCCAAACTGAAAGACCTGGACGGTCCCACCATGCTGCACGTGGTCACCAAGAAGGGCAAGGGTCTGGAATACGCAGAGAAAGACCCCATCAAATGGCACGGTGCTGTTCCCCACGATCCCAAAACCGGGACCGCTCCTGCCAGCAAGGGGTACAGCTGGTCTGCAGCTTTTGGCGACGCCATGATCGAACTGGCCAAAGAGGACCCGCGCCTCTTTGTGATCACCCCGGCCATGCGTGAAGGCTCTGGGCTGGTCAAGTACAGCCAGACCCATCCCCACCGTTACACTGATGTGGGCATTGCCGAAGATGTGGCGGTCACCGTGGGTGCAGGCATGGCTTTGCAGGGTCTGAAACCTGTGGTGGCCATTTACAGCACCTTCCTGCAACGGGGTTTTGATCAGGTGTTGCATGATGTGGCCATCGAGAACCTGCCGGTGATTTTCGCCATTGACCGGGGCGGCATGGTCGGAGCAGACGGAGCCACCCACCATGGGGTGTTTGATCTGGCCTACCTGAGAACCATTCCCAATGTGTCCATTGCGCTTCCCAAGGACACCTCGGAGTTGCGAGGTCTGTTCAAAGCCGCCCTGAAACATGGGGGTCCTGTGGCCATCCGTTACCCCAGAGGCAACACCGATCAGGTGCCAGAAGGCACCTGGCCCGAAGTGCAGTGGGGCACCTGGGAGTGGCTGAACCCCAGTGAAGAAGTGGTGGTCCTGGCTGGAGGCAAAGCCCTGGAATACGCCCGCAAGGCTGTGGCCGATTTGCCAGGGGTAGGTCTGGTCAATGCCCGTTTTGTCAAACCGCTGGATGAAGAGATGCTGGAGTATATTGGGCGCACTGCGCGGGCCATTGTGACCGTGGAAGACCACCAGAAGATGGGGGGCTTTGGCAGTGCAGTGCTGGAGTTCCTGGCAGACCGGGGTTTGACGCCAAAAGTGCGGGTTCTGGGCATTCCCGATCAGTTTTACGACCATGCTGAGGTCTCCTCCATACATGCCCAGGCCGGAATTGACAGTCAGGCCATCCGTACCGTGCTGGCCGAACTGGGAGTTGACGTGCCCATCGAGATCTGA
- a CDS encoding mechanosensitive ion channel family protein — MLDFLQPQMIITLVLRLAVLYAMWVIGSKALRFAERYAESAAGVQDLKLFRYVRLGWTAVVIYMAVVVGIYSLHMEQFAAFYQQGNEVVAWFTQVIGRIVAVILLSYVALRVVNTLAERIVPGSEFSRRTVRVRTLTGVLRSTATVVIVLLAFVMVLDNLGVRSSALLASVSVLGLAVSFGAQSLIKDIFSGFFILLEDQYGVDDSIIVNNNPNLSGGVEKLNLRVTHLRALDGTVHIIPNGQIQTVSVQSKEWSRFVANLSVGYDADLDRAIEVVKKVAGDLYEDAEWKDHFLEAPEVQGVTALNLDAVNIRALFKVLPKSQWALGREFNRRIKRAMDEAQIMIPFSRKTINWGGEPLLVEFKQTPPAEFKADMKKRPDVGADTDMNV, encoded by the coding sequence ATGTTGGATTTTTTGCAACCCCAGATGATCATCACACTGGTGCTGAGGCTCGCAGTGCTTTATGCAATGTGGGTGATTGGCTCGAAAGCCCTGCGTTTTGCAGAACGTTATGCTGAAAGTGCTGCAGGTGTGCAGGACCTTAAACTCTTTCGTTATGTGCGACTGGGCTGGACCGCTGTGGTCATTTACATGGCCGTGGTGGTGGGCATTTACAGCCTGCACATGGAGCAGTTCGCCGCTTTCTACCAGCAGGGCAACGAGGTGGTGGCCTGGTTCACCCAGGTGATAGGCCGCATTGTGGCCGTGATTTTGCTGAGTTATGTGGCCCTCAGGGTGGTCAACACCCTGGCTGAGCGCATTGTTCCAGGAAGTGAGTTCAGCCGCCGTACCGTGCGGGTGAGGACCCTCACCGGAGTGCTGCGCAGCACCGCCACCGTGGTGATTGTGCTGCTGGCTTTCGTGATGGTGCTGGACAACCTGGGTGTGCGTTCCAGTGCTTTGCTGGCTTCGGTGTCGGTGCTGGGATTGGCGGTGTCTTTTGGTGCCCAGAGCCTGATCAAGGACATCTTCTCGGGCTTTTTCATCCTGCTGGAAGACCAGTACGGGGTGGATGACTCCATCATTGTGAACAACAATCCCAACCTTTCTGGCGGGGTGGAGAAGTTGAACCTGCGGGTCACCCACCTGCGGGCACTGGATGGCACCGTGCACATCATCCCCAACGGCCAGATTCAGACCGTGAGTGTGCAGTCCAAAGAGTGGAGCCGCTTTGTGGCCAACCTCAGTGTGGGTTACGATGCCGATCTGGACCGGGCCATTGAGGTGGTCAAAAAAGTGGCAGGTGATTTGTACGAGGATGCTGAATGGAAAGACCACTTCCTGGAGGCCCCAGAAGTGCAGGGTGTAACGGCCCTGAACCTGGATGCAGTCAACATCCGCGCCCTGTTCAAGGTGCTCCCCAAATCCCAGTGGGCACTGGGACGGGAATTCAACCGCCGCATCAAGCGGGCCATGGACGAAGCCCAAATCATGATTCCCTTCTCCAGAAAGACCATCAACTGGGGAGGAGAGCCACTGCTGGTGGAATTCAAACAGACCCCTCCAGCAGAATTCAAGGCAGACATGAAAAAGCGGCCCGATGTGGGGGCAGACACGGACATGAATGTCTGA
- the ppk1 gene encoding polyphosphate kinase 1 has product MSVESHQTVDKLPREAYLNRELAWLEFNERVRYEAMHPKNPPLERVKYSAICGSNLDEFFMVRVAGIHRQIAAHVRSHTPDGLTPHQNLDLVRKHMPEMMANLQRNLQTNLENLEKHGIQFVKYSELEDEVRAELKEYYLKEVHPVLTPLAVDPSHPFPYISNLSLNLAVILEEDEGIELARVKVPVGVLARVVKISSGQYMFLEDIIAAHLSELFRGRTVVSSHVFRVTRNTDYEFEEEEAEDLLATIEDGLRRRRFGAVVRLEANPDIPERLLSELIERLRLTRQDVFLLSGPLGVADFMGLVNMLAPTHPQLTYIPYVASIPDLEGEEGIFCTLQQQDVLLHHPYESFEGVLQFIEAAAQDPDVLAIKQTLYRTGGDRRLLRALTQAAEAGKQVVALVELKARFDEQRNITWARALERAGIHVVYGLPRLKTHAKVTLVVRREQGGLRRYVHVGTGNYNPRTAAVYTDISYLTADKSICIDASELFNRLTGYAEATYRKMLVAPERMRHDFYTLIDREIAHAQSGQPAAISAKMNSLTDPGLIQKLYQASQAGVHIRLIIRGVCCLRPGVPGVSENIVVRSIIGRFLEHARIYAFHNAGANEVYIGSADWMTRNLNRRVEVVVPVGSQTHQRYLLNLIEAEWKDTRGSWQLFPDGKFEKVRGSKTFSSQRHFMLKHGALEEVED; this is encoded by the coding sequence ATGTCAGTGGAAAGTCATCAAACCGTCGATAAATTGCCCAGAGAGGCTTACCTGAACCGTGAACTGGCCTGGCTGGAATTCAACGAACGGGTGCGTTACGAAGCCATGCATCCCAAAAACCCGCCGCTGGAACGGGTCAAGTACTCTGCCATTTGCGGCAGCAACCTCGATGAATTCTTCATGGTGCGGGTGGCAGGCATTCACCGGCAGATTGCTGCCCATGTGCGCAGTCACACCCCGGATGGCCTGACCCCGCACCAGAACCTGGATCTGGTGCGCAAGCACATGCCTGAAATGATGGCCAACCTGCAGCGCAACCTGCAGACCAACCTGGAAAACCTGGAAAAACACGGCATTCAGTTTGTGAAGTATTCAGAGCTGGAAGATGAAGTTCGGGCAGAACTCAAAGAGTATTACCTCAAGGAAGTTCACCCGGTTCTGACCCCTCTGGCCGTGGACCCCAGTCATCCCTTTCCCTACATCTCCAACCTGAGCCTCAACCTCGCAGTGATTCTGGAAGAGGATGAGGGCATCGAACTGGCCCGGGTGAAGGTGCCTGTAGGGGTGCTTGCCCGGGTGGTGAAGATCTCCAGTGGTCAGTACATGTTTCTGGAAGACATCATTGCTGCTCACCTGTCGGAGCTTTTTAGGGGACGCACGGTGGTCAGCAGCCACGTGTTCCGCGTCACCCGCAACACCGACTATGAATTTGAAGAAGAGGAAGCCGAAGACCTGCTCGCCACCATCGAAGATGGCCTGAGGCGCAGGCGTTTCGGGGCTGTGGTGCGCCTGGAGGCCAATCCCGACATCCCTGAGCGCCTGCTCTCGGAACTGATTGAGCGCCTGAGGCTGACCCGCCAGGATGTTTTTCTGCTTTCTGGCCCCCTTGGGGTTGCAGACTTCATGGGCCTGGTGAACATGCTGGCCCCCACCCATCCTCAACTCACCTACATCCCTTATGTTGCAAGCATTCCCGACCTGGAAGGGGAGGAGGGCATCTTCTGCACCCTGCAACAACAGGATGTCCTGCTGCACCACCCCTATGAGTCTTTCGAGGGGGTCTTGCAGTTCATTGAGGCTGCAGCGCAAGACCCTGATGTGCTGGCCATCAAACAGACCCTGTACCGCACCGGGGGTGACCGCAGGCTTTTGCGTGCCCTGACCCAGGCTGCAGAGGCCGGGAAACAGGTGGTGGCCCTGGTGGAACTGAAAGCCCGCTTTGATGAGCAGCGCAACATCACCTGGGCACGTGCGCTGGAACGGGCCGGGATTCACGTGGTGTATGGTCTTCCCAGGCTGAAAACCCACGCCAAGGTGACGCTGGTGGTGCGCCGGGAGCAGGGCGGTCTGAGGCGCTATGTGCACGTTGGGACAGGCAACTACAACCCCAGAACGGCTGCTGTTTACACCGACATCTCTTACCTGACTGCAGACAAAAGCATCTGCATTGATGCCAGCGAACTCTTCAACCGCCTGACCGGGTATGCAGAAGCCACCTACCGCAAAATGCTGGTGGCTCCCGAACGCATGCGCCATGACTTCTACACCCTGATTGACCGGGAAATTGCGCATGCCCAATCTGGACAGCCTGCAGCCATCTCTGCCAAGATGAACAGCCTCACCGATCCAGGCCTGATCCAGAAGCTCTATCAGGCTTCCCAGGCTGGCGTGCACATCCGCCTGATCATCCGGGGGGTGTGTTGTTTGAGGCCTGGGGTTCCTGGTGTGAGTGAGAACATCGTGGTGCGTTCCATCATTGGGCGCTTTCTGGAGCATGCCCGCATTTACGCCTTCCACAATGCCGGGGCCAATGAGGTTTACATTGGCAGCGCAGACTGGATGACCCGCAACCTCAACCGCCGTGTTGAAGTGGTGGTTCCAGTGGGCAGCCAGACGCACCAGCGTTACCTGCTCAACCTCATTGAGGCCGAATGGAAAGACACCCGGGGAAGCTGGCAGCTTTTCCCGGACGGTAAATTTGAAAAAGTGCGGGGCAGCAAAACCTTCAGTTCCCAGCGGCATTTCATGCTCAAGCATGGGGCACTGGAGGAAGTGGAGGATTGA